In a genomic window of Streptomyces pristinaespiralis:
- a CDS encoding substrate-binding domain-containing protein, with protein MNAHLRRAAVAVAASAMAVSLAACGQAGDSGESAEESAAKKGDNITIGLLLPENQTARYEKFDKPLIEKKISELTNGKAKVVYANAKQDATLQTQQVDTMITNKVDALIVDAVDSKAIAGGVKKAKDAGIPVVAFDRLAEGPIDAYTSFDNEEVGKVQGKALVEALGDKAKDGQIVMMNGSVTDPNAALFKKGAHSELDGKVNVGKEYDTKEWKPENANANMEAAISALGKDKIIGVYSANDGMAGGIITALKSAGFTKLPPVTGQDAELAGVQRIVAGEQFMSVYKPYAPEASAAAEMAVALAKGESLDAIAKEKVDSPSQKAIPSVLVPVVSLTKDNIKDTVVKDGVYTVNEICTPKFKAACDQLGLK; from the coding sequence GTGAACGCACATCTGCGTCGTGCTGCTGTTGCTGTCGCCGCTTCCGCGATGGCCGTATCGCTCGCGGCCTGCGGCCAGGCCGGAGACTCGGGCGAGAGCGCCGAAGAGTCGGCCGCCAAGAAGGGCGACAACATCACGATCGGTCTGCTCCTTCCGGAGAACCAGACCGCTCGTTACGAGAAGTTCGACAAGCCGCTGATCGAGAAGAAGATCAGCGAGCTGACGAACGGCAAGGCGAAGGTCGTCTACGCCAACGCCAAGCAGGACGCCACGCTGCAGACGCAGCAGGTGGACACCATGATCACCAACAAGGTCGACGCCCTCATCGTGGACGCGGTCGACTCCAAGGCCATCGCCGGCGGTGTGAAGAAGGCCAAGGACGCCGGTATCCCCGTCGTCGCCTTCGACCGTCTCGCCGAGGGCCCGATCGACGCCTACACCTCCTTCGACAACGAAGAGGTCGGCAAGGTCCAGGGCAAGGCCCTCGTGGAGGCCCTCGGCGACAAGGCCAAGGACGGCCAGATCGTCATGATGAACGGCTCGGTCACCGACCCGAACGCCGCGCTGTTCAAGAAGGGTGCGCACTCCGAGCTCGACGGCAAGGTGAACGTCGGCAAGGAGTACGACACCAAGGAGTGGAAGCCGGAGAACGCCAACGCCAACATGGAGGCCGCGATCTCGGCCCTCGGCAAGGACAAGATCATCGGCGTCTACTCCGCGAACGACGGCATGGCGGGCGGCATCATCACCGCCCTCAAGTCGGCCGGCTTCACCAAGCTCCCGCCGGTCACCGGCCAGGACGCCGAGCTTGCCGGTGTCCAGCGCATCGTCGCCGGTGAGCAGTTCATGAGCGTCTACAAGCCGTACGCGCCGGAGGCCTCCGCCGCCGCCGAGATGGCCGTGGCGCTCGCCAAGGGCGAGTCGCTCGACGCGATCGCCAAGGAGAAGGTCGACAGCCCCTCCCAGAAGGCCATCCCGTCGGTCCTCGTCCCGGTGGTGTCGCTGACCAAGGACAACATCAAGGACACCGTCGTGAAGGACGGCGTCT
- a CDS encoding ROK family transcriptional regulator, whose product METPGSQTSLHRANLERVVRAVRMAGSLTQAEIARSTGLSAATVSNIVRELKDGGTVEVTPTSAGGRRARSVSLSGDAGIVIGVDFGHTHLRVAIGNLAHQVLAEEAEPLDVDASSAEGFGRAEALVNRLVEATGIGLGKVIGVGLGVPGPIDVESGTLGSTAILPGWTGINPSEELSARLGVPVYVDNDANLGALGEMVWGSGRGVKDLAYIKVASGVGAGLVIDGQIYRGPGGTAGEIGHITLDESGPVCRCGNRGCLETFTAARYVLPLLQSSHGAELTMERVVQLARDGDPGCRRVVADVGRHIGSGVANLCNLLNPSRVVLGGDLAEAGELVLGPIRESVSRYAIPSAARQLSVAPGALGGRAEVLGALALVLSEMGDSTLLDSALPVGAPAFT is encoded by the coding sequence ATGGAGACTCCGGGATCGCAGACATCTCTGCACCGGGCCAACCTCGAGCGCGTCGTGCGTGCCGTACGCATGGCGGGCTCGCTGACGCAGGCGGAGATCGCGAGGAGCACCGGCCTCTCCGCGGCCACCGTCTCCAACATCGTCCGTGAGCTCAAGGACGGCGGCACGGTAGAGGTGACGCCGACCTCGGCCGGTGGCCGCAGGGCCCGCAGCGTCTCGCTCAGCGGCGACGCCGGCATCGTGATCGGCGTGGACTTCGGCCATACGCACCTGCGCGTGGCGATCGGCAACCTCGCGCACCAGGTGCTGGCGGAGGAGGCCGAGCCGCTCGATGTGGACGCGTCGTCCGCGGAGGGCTTCGGCAGGGCGGAGGCGCTGGTCAACCGGCTGGTGGAGGCCACCGGGATCGGTCTCGGCAAGGTGATCGGTGTGGGGCTCGGCGTGCCGGGCCCCATCGACGTGGAGTCGGGCACGCTGGGTTCGACGGCGATCCTGCCGGGATGGACCGGCATCAATCCGAGTGAGGAGCTCTCGGCCCGGCTGGGCGTGCCCGTGTACGTCGACAACGACGCCAACCTGGGCGCGCTCGGCGAGATGGTGTGGGGCAGCGGCCGGGGCGTGAAGGACCTCGCGTACATCAAGGTCGCGAGCGGTGTCGGCGCGGGCCTGGTGATAGACGGCCAGATCTACCGGGGTCCGGGCGGTACCGCCGGCGAGATCGGGCACATCACGCTGGACGAGTCGGGCCCGGTGTGCCGTTGCGGCAACCGCGGCTGCCTGGAGACGTTCACGGCGGCCAGGTACGTGCTGCCGTTGCTCCAGTCGAGTCACGGGGCCGAACTGACCATGGAGCGCGTCGTGCAGCTGGCGCGCGACGGCGACCCCGGCTGCCGCCGGGTGGTGGCGGACGTGGGGCGCCACATCGGCAGTGGTGTCGCCAACCTGTGCAACCTCCTCAATCCGAGCCGGGTGGTGCTCGGAGGGGATTTGGCGGAGGCTGGAGAGTTGGTACTGGGACCCATTCGCGAGTCCGTCTCCCGTTACGCCATTCCCAGTGCGGCGAGGCAGCTTTCCGTGGCTCCCGGTGCCCTGGGCGGGCGTGCCGAAGTGCTGGGCGCGCTGGCCCTCGTGCTCAGCGAAATGGGTGATTCGACCCTTCTGGACAGTGCGTTGCCGGTCGGGGCGCCCGCCTTCACTTAG
- a CDS encoding GNAT family N-acetyltransferase has protein sequence MSEWSLAGEELSTARLSLRRPTEADIDAIFAIHSDPATCLHNPSDALAGPEEAQELYQRWNNQWQSCGYGYWVVRRHDSAVQLGFCGVKPMELNGMKVLNLFYRFATSSWGQGFASEAAIAVTDWVSRHVTDLPLIARVRPANAASQRVAVRAGLMRAEHLDGPGYDGFDWIYAAKLPG, from the coding sequence ATGAGCGAATGGAGCCTGGCGGGCGAAGAGCTGTCGACCGCCCGACTGTCACTGCGGCGTCCGACCGAAGCCGACATCGATGCGATCTTCGCGATCCACAGTGACCCCGCAACCTGCCTGCATAATCCCTCCGACGCCCTCGCCGGGCCCGAAGAGGCCCAGGAGCTCTATCAGCGCTGGAACAACCAATGGCAGAGCTGCGGATACGGGTACTGGGTTGTCCGACGCCACGACTCTGCCGTGCAACTGGGGTTCTGCGGGGTCAAGCCCATGGAGCTGAACGGCATGAAAGTTCTCAACCTCTTCTACCGTTTCGCCACTTCATCATGGGGTCAGGGCTTCGCCAGCGAGGCGGCGATCGCAGTCACCGACTGGGTATCGCGCCACGTTACCGACCTCCCGCTGATCGCCCGAGTCCGGCCGGCAAACGCTGCCTCGCAGCGCGTGGCGGTACGTGCCGGCCTGATGCGGGCAGAACATCTCGACGGCCCCGGATACGACGGCTTCGATTGGATCTACGCAGCGAAACTGCCTGGCTGA
- a CDS encoding TetR/AcrR family transcriptional regulator has product MPKRVDHDERRTQIAEALIQVAGRQGLHAVGMRDVAAEAGVSLRLVQYYFQTKEKLLFHGLQHLTDRFTARVGARLAAAGQNPGPRATIEALLLASLPTDEESRTFHLLYSSYSILSVTDEALAAQPFIDNPDAAENALTELIQQAQDTGQADAGADARTEAISLLAMTATMGTSILVGQRTPESATAALHYHLDRIFNSSRTAPTTR; this is encoded by the coding sequence ATGCCCAAGCGCGTGGACCACGATGAACGCCGCACCCAGATCGCTGAAGCACTCATCCAGGTCGCAGGGCGGCAGGGCCTGCACGCGGTCGGCATGCGCGACGTCGCCGCCGAGGCGGGCGTCTCACTGCGCCTGGTGCAGTACTACTTCCAGACCAAGGAAAAGCTGCTTTTCCACGGCCTCCAACACCTGACCGACCGCTTCACCGCACGCGTCGGCGCCCGCCTCGCCGCTGCGGGCCAGAACCCGGGCCCCCGCGCGACCATCGAGGCACTGCTGCTGGCCTCGCTGCCGACCGACGAGGAGAGCCGAACCTTCCACCTTCTCTACAGCTCCTACTCGATCCTGTCCGTGACCGACGAGGCCCTCGCCGCCCAGCCGTTCATCGACAACCCTGACGCCGCCGAGAACGCCCTTACTGAGCTGATCCAACAGGCACAGGACACGGGCCAAGCCGATGCTGGAGCCGATGCTCGCACTGAGGCGATCAGCCTGCTCGCCATGACAGCAACCATGGGCACCAGCATCCTCGTCGGACAGCGCACGCCGGAGTCTGCCACCGCGGCACTTCACTACCACCTCGACAGGATCTTCAACAGCAGCCGGACCGCGCCCACGACCCGGTGA
- a CDS encoding alpha/beta fold hydrolase has protein sequence MPENTPRTRRDMGRYVNDRLRDRYFAACDVLYAKGAPIRSETDVETSFGTTHVYRYGPADPAAESRTPVVLIHGSGGCSAMWYPNTAALSADRPVYALDTPGDPGRSIHREPMWQPERAAQWMTEAFDALGLDKVHLVGSSYGGWLVINQAHRQPERLASVTALDPGGLEKVGFRFFVWIFASLFATFAPERLRPALAKWLEQPVISDADLRAWIQAGVKAFRIRRPAPLPLSDAELGSIRTPFYLIMGKRSLLVHPKRQLERVPRVIPGARAEIVAATGHGPQIDHPDLVNARMLSFMEDIDSLPPTTPRDVTDA, from the coding sequence ATGCCCGAGAACACGCCCCGAACGCGCCGAGACATGGGCCGCTACGTCAACGACCGGCTACGCGACCGCTACTTCGCCGCCTGCGACGTGCTCTACGCGAAGGGCGCACCGATCCGCTCCGAGACCGACGTGGAGACGAGCTTCGGAACGACTCACGTCTACCGGTACGGCCCCGCGGACCCGGCGGCCGAGTCCCGCACGCCGGTGGTCCTGATCCACGGCTCGGGCGGCTGCTCCGCGATGTGGTACCCCAACACGGCCGCGCTCAGCGCCGACCGCCCCGTCTACGCCCTTGACACCCCCGGCGACCCGGGCCGCAGCATCCACCGCGAGCCGATGTGGCAACCCGAGCGGGCCGCCCAGTGGATGACCGAGGCCTTCGACGCCCTCGGCCTCGACAAGGTCCACCTCGTCGGCTCCTCCTACGGCGGCTGGCTCGTCATCAACCAGGCCCACCGCCAACCCGAACGGCTCGCCTCAGTCACCGCCCTCGACCCGGGCGGGCTGGAGAAGGTGGGGTTCCGCTTCTTCGTCTGGATCTTCGCCAGCCTCTTCGCCACCTTCGCTCCTGAGCGGCTGCGCCCGGCTCTGGCCAAGTGGCTGGAGCAGCCGGTGATATCCGATGCGGATCTGCGGGCCTGGATCCAGGCCGGTGTGAAGGCCTTCCGGATACGCCGTCCCGCTCCGCTGCCGCTGTCCGACGCCGAGCTGGGCTCCATCCGGACGCCGTTCTACCTGATCATGGGTAAGCGCAGCCTGCTGGTGCACCCCAAGCGTCAGCTCGAACGCGTTCCTCGGGTGATTCCCGGCGCGCGCGCCGAGATCGTCGCCGCGACCGGACACGGGCCGCAGATCGACCACCCCGACCTCGTCAACGCCCGGATGCTGAGTTTCATGGAGGACATCGACTCCCTCCCCCCGACGACGCCCCGGGACGTCACCGACGCGTGA